One part of the Streptomyces nigra genome encodes these proteins:
- a CDS encoding chitinase yields MSSSVHRPRLAVLTVLAAVLAALLTAAPEARAAAGSITGLAGKCVDVAGANSANGTPVQLYDCNGTNAQIWSNSGDGTLRALGKCLDVSDRSTADGAAVHLWDCTGGSNQQWVVSGARDIVNPAADKCLDVRGNNSANGTPLQIWTCTGAANQKWNAPASGGGGGNPSGFVVSEAQFNQMFPGRNSFYTYSGLVAALSAYPGFANSGSDTVKKQEAAAFLANVNHETGGLVHIVEQNTANYPHYCDWGQPYGCPAGQAAYYGRGPIQLSWNFNYKAAGDALGIDLLNNPWRVQNEAAVAWKTGLWYWNTQTGPGSMTPHNAMVNQAGFGQTIRSINGSLECDGKNPAQVQSRVDAYQRFTQILGVTPGGNLYC; encoded by the coding sequence ATGTCCTCTTCCGTGCACAGACCCCGTCTCGCCGTCCTCACGGTGCTCGCCGCCGTGCTGGCCGCCCTGCTCACCGCGGCGCCCGAAGCCCGGGCCGCCGCGGGCTCGATCACCGGCCTCGCCGGGAAGTGCGTCGACGTGGCCGGCGCCAACAGCGCCAACGGCACGCCCGTCCAGCTCTACGACTGCAACGGGACCAACGCCCAGATCTGGTCCAACTCCGGTGACGGCACCCTGCGCGCGCTCGGCAAGTGTCTGGACGTCTCCGACCGCAGCACCGCGGACGGTGCCGCCGTCCACCTGTGGGACTGCACGGGCGGCTCCAACCAGCAGTGGGTGGTCTCCGGTGCCCGCGACATCGTGAACCCGGCGGCGGACAAGTGCCTGGACGTCCGGGGCAACAACAGCGCCAACGGCACCCCGCTGCAGATCTGGACCTGCACGGGCGCGGCCAACCAGAAGTGGAACGCCCCGGCGAGCGGCGGCGGAGGCGGCAACCCGTCCGGATTCGTGGTGAGCGAGGCCCAGTTCAACCAGATGTTCCCGGGCCGGAACTCCTTCTACACCTACAGCGGCCTGGTCGCGGCGCTCAGCGCCTACCCCGGCTTCGCGAACTCGGGCAGCGACACGGTCAAGAAGCAGGAGGCGGCCGCCTTCCTCGCCAACGTCAACCACGAGACCGGCGGCCTCGTCCACATCGTCGAGCAGAACACCGCCAACTACCCGCACTACTGCGACTGGGGTCAGCCGTACGGCTGCCCGGCGGGCCAGGCCGCGTACTACGGACGCGGCCCGATCCAGCTGTCCTGGAACTTCAACTACAAGGCGGCCGGCGACGCCCTCGGCATCGACCTGCTCAACAACCCCTGGCGGGTGCAGAACGAGGCGGCCGTCGCCTGGAAGACCGGCCTGTGGTACTGGAACACCCAGACCGGCCCCGGCTCCATGACCCCCCACAACGCCATGGTCAACCAGGCCGGCTTCGGCCAGACCATCCGCTCCATCAACGGCAGCCTGGAATGCGACGGCAAGAACCCCGCCCAGGTCCAGAGCCGCGTCGACGCCTACCAGCGCTTCACCCAGATCCTCGGCGTCACCCCCGGCGGCAACCTCTACTGCTGA
- a CDS encoding MFS transporter — MRGTPQRTPPGGAQGGTRTPSPGARKEPGGGRQRPVWSRDFALFFGARAVAQLGDTMLPVALAAGLLQHGHGAGAVGAALASTSAAFAGLIVFGGVIADRFDTRRLMIGADLVRVCTQSLAAALFFSGHVVLWQICVIGFVNGVAGAVFQPGVAGTVPRLATDVQGANGAIRIAEAVAQLAGPALAGVLVGFASPGGVFAAHATTYTVSAVCLLLLRLPPRVRRGAARALKGGRAFRADLVEGWREFRSRTWLWGVIAVWCLYMITVWGPTTPLVAAEIVQDHGARSYGLVNSALGAGTVVGGLLALRLRPRRMLRAGAFGVFAFAAFPVTVGAGLSVAAMAAGAAVAGVGMAFWSVMWATSVQTQVPADVLNRIHAYDVAGSLAMMPVGQSLAGPAAGVFGPDHVLLAAGGMSFVVAASLLCVPAIRGLVRADAPGEPGPRP, encoded by the coding sequence ATGCGCGGGACGCCGCAGCGGACACCGCCGGGCGGGGCACAGGGCGGGACGCGGACTCCGTCACCGGGGGCGAGGAAGGAGCCGGGCGGAGGTCGGCAGCGGCCGGTCTGGTCCCGTGACTTCGCACTGTTCTTCGGCGCCCGGGCCGTGGCGCAGCTCGGCGACACCATGCTGCCCGTGGCCCTCGCGGCCGGGCTGCTCCAGCACGGACACGGAGCCGGTGCCGTCGGTGCCGCCCTGGCCTCGACGTCCGCCGCCTTCGCCGGGCTGATCGTCTTCGGCGGGGTCATCGCCGACCGCTTCGACACCCGCCGGCTGATGATCGGCGCCGACCTGGTCCGCGTCTGCACCCAGTCCCTGGCCGCCGCGCTGTTCTTCTCCGGGCACGTCGTGCTCTGGCAGATCTGCGTGATCGGCTTCGTCAACGGTGTGGCGGGCGCGGTGTTCCAGCCCGGCGTCGCCGGCACCGTGCCCCGTCTCGCCACCGACGTCCAGGGCGCGAACGGCGCCATACGCATCGCCGAGGCCGTGGCCCAGTTGGCCGGCCCGGCCCTCGCGGGCGTACTGGTCGGATTCGCCTCGCCCGGCGGGGTGTTCGCGGCCCACGCCACCACCTACACGGTGAGCGCCGTCTGCCTCCTGCTGCTGCGACTGCCCCCGCGGGTCCGGAGGGGCGCCGCCCGGGCCCTGAAGGGCGGCCGCGCCTTCCGGGCCGATCTGGTCGAGGGCTGGCGCGAGTTCCGGTCCCGTACCTGGCTCTGGGGCGTCATCGCCGTGTGGTGCCTCTACATGATCACCGTATGGGGCCCGACGACCCCGCTGGTGGCCGCCGAGATCGTCCAGGACCACGGGGCCCGCTCGTACGGCCTGGTCAACTCCGCGCTCGGCGCGGGCACCGTCGTCGGCGGTCTCCTCGCCCTGCGGCTGCGTCCCCGCCGCATGCTGCGCGCCGGCGCGTTCGGGGTCTTCGCGTTCGCGGCCTTCCCGGTGACGGTCGGCGCGGGGCTGTCCGTCGCCGCCATGGCGGCCGGAGCGGCCGTGGCCGGCGTGGGCATGGCGTTCTGGAGCGTGATGTGGGCGACGAGCGTGCAGACGCAGGTCCCTGCGGACGTCCTGAACCGCATCCACGCGTACGACGTTGCGGGCTCCCTGGCGATGATGCCGGTCGGGCAGTCCCTGGCGGGTCCGGCCGCCGGGGTGTTCGGGCCGGACCACGTGCTGCTGGCGGCGGGCGGCATGAGCTTCGTCGTAGCCGCCTCGCTGCTCTGCGTACCCGCGATCCGCGGTCTGGTCCGGGCCGACGCCCCCGGGGAGCCGGGCCCGCGGCCGTAA
- a CDS encoding MmcQ/YjbR family DNA-binding protein, protein MPDAEDVRRIALSLPDTTEKIAWSMPTFRVAGKMFATLPEDETSLAVRCPKEERDELVLAEPDKFWIADHEAQFAWVRARIAALDDEDELRAILADSWRQAAPTRLLDAHPELGLPQGE, encoded by the coding sequence GACGTACGCCGTATCGCCCTGTCCCTGCCGGACACGACGGAGAAGATCGCCTGGAGCATGCCCACGTTCCGGGTCGCGGGCAAGATGTTCGCCACGCTGCCCGAGGACGAGACGTCCCTCGCCGTGCGCTGCCCCAAGGAGGAGCGCGACGAACTGGTCCTGGCCGAACCGGACAAGTTCTGGATCGCCGACCACGAGGCCCAGTTCGCATGGGTACGGGCCCGTATCGCAGCCCTCGACGACGAGGACGAACTGCGCGCCATCCTCGCCGACTCCTGGCGCCAGGCCGCCCCGACGCGTCTCCTGGACGCCCACCCGGAGCTGGGACTGCCGCAGGGGGAATGA